A region of Thermosipho affectus DNA encodes the following proteins:
- a CDS encoding flagellar hook-basal body protein: protein MYKGIYLASMGMLADITKLDTLSNNISNAETAGYKSDSLAFKAYFDKNLYSFNPMPQEKKVEIKKIGNFEQALILDQVKTNLSQGVIEHTGNALDFAIDGEGFFVLENNGKRLYTRAGNFKVNDEGFLVNSDGAYVLGKDGQKLKADDNLIEKILVVDLENPKKIGYTFFEGQEKAKKNFRILQGYIEKSNVNIVREMVKMIEATRHYETLSKAVTVHDELLNKSINSAGSLK, encoded by the coding sequence ATGTACAAAGGAATTTATCTTGCATCCATGGGAATGCTAGCAGATATTACAAAACTTGATACCCTTTCAAACAACATATCAAACGCTGAAACAGCTGGGTATAAATCTGATTCTTTGGCATTTAAAGCATATTTTGATAAAAATTTGTACTCTTTCAACCCTATGCCCCAAGAAAAGAAAGTGGAAATAAAAAAAATAGGTAATTTTGAACAAGCACTCATTCTGGATCAGGTGAAAACCAATCTTTCACAAGGCGTAATAGAGCATACGGGAAATGCATTAGATTTTGCAATTGATGGCGAAGGTTTCTTCGTATTGGAAAATAATGGAAAAAGGTTATACACGCGTGCTGGAAACTTTAAAGTAAATGATGAAGGCTTTTTAGTAAACTCTGATGGAGCCTATGTTTTAGGAAAAGATGGCCAAAAACTTAAGGCAGATGATAATTTAATTGAAAAAATATTGGTGGTTGATTTGGAAAATCCTAAAAAGATAGGTTATACGTTCTTCGAAGGACAAGAAAAAGCAAAGAAGAATTTTAGGATTTTACAAGGTTATATAGAAAAATCAAATGTAAACATAGTACGTGAAATGGTTAAGATGATCGAAGCAACAAGACATTATGAAACTCTATCAAAGGCCGTTACAGTTCACGATGAACTGCTTAATAAATCTATTAACTCTGCGGGAAGTTTAAAATAG
- the flgG gene encoding flagellar basal-body rod protein FlgG: protein MINGLYTAATGMWAQQFKLDTLSNNIANVDTAGYKKVKTEFQDLLYDYSKNAGAATAQNSLHPTGIYVGHGTKLSATTRIFTQGNLERTGNSLDLAVSGDGFFQVQLQDGRIAYTRDGQFKVDGNGRIITSNGNLLSPNIVVPQNAVALSISPDGIVTAELQDGTLQNLGTITLVRFINPSGLKAIGDNLYLETPASGAPVEGTAGQDGFGTILQGYVEKSNVDIVKEMVDMISAMRAYELNSRTVQTADEMLRTASNMKR, encoded by the coding sequence ATGATTAATGGTCTTTACACAGCAGCAACGGGAATGTGGGCTCAACAATTTAAATTGGATACTCTTTCAAATAATATCGCCAATGTGGATACTGCAGGTTACAAAAAGGTAAAGACAGAATTTCAAGACCTCTTGTATGATTACTCTAAAAACGCCGGCGCTGCAACTGCTCAAAATTCGTTACATCCTACCGGCATATATGTAGGACATGGAACAAAATTATCCGCAACAACACGAATCTTTACACAAGGAAATCTTGAGAGAACAGGAAACTCATTAGACTTGGCAGTTTCTGGTGATGGTTTTTTCCAAGTACAACTCCAAGATGGTAGAATAGCATACACAAGAGATGGACAATTCAAAGTAGATGGTAATGGAAGAATAATTACAAGCAATGGTAATCTACTCTCACCTAATATTGTTGTCCCACAAAATGCGGTAGCACTAAGTATATCACCAGATGGTATTGTTACTGCTGAACTTCAGGACGGAACTCTACAAAATTTGGGAACAATTACATTAGTAAGGTTTATAAATCCTTCAGGTCTAAAAGCTATAGGTGATAATTTATACCTTGAAACTCCTGCAAGTGGCGCACCTGTAGAGGGCACAGCAGGACAAGATGGATTTGGAACGATTCTCCAAGGATATGTGGAAAAATCAAATGTTGATATAGTAAAAGAAATGGTAGATATGATAAGTGCAATGAGGGCATACGAATTA